A window from Corynebacterium urealyticum DSM 7109 encodes these proteins:
- a CDS encoding phosphotransferase, whose product MAEHNPALSVAAVGESAQRVLAARFGGSPELSNPENLGGNGSSLVLRARVGHNDFLQERTVVVKQLPPQPSGEEPSSLADPEANRSRGSRRISFDRTGLFRELVAYQFTNTLAEESRPGPLLLAYDIQERLLILSDLGDGQNFAEVLTGLSAKDRRTALRKLGRSLGRMHVATAGKEESYDTLFRRQCQKHGYAFEDVVGQQPKIEETIILGLELMESNSISMHPEVIRLANLAASRQADATARAFTPFDLMPDNIVLAQRVFFLDYEWAGFRDIAFDVACVMAGFPQDLSTPALSDQETAEFLDAWRAEVVHYWPEFRDDGYFNEVLVATLIAWAFFSLALLYYGSDKVNDLREFDIEADDLKKLTTAQLIDLATTVDAILRFTAGLGEKRFAPVTELAENLLAALAPLGAHPQRRED is encoded by the coding sequence GTGGCCGAACACAATCCAGCCCTCTCCGTGGCGGCAGTCGGCGAGTCCGCGCAGCGAGTTCTCGCCGCCCGCTTCGGCGGATCGCCGGAACTGAGCAACCCGGAGAACCTCGGAGGAAACGGATCCTCCCTGGTTCTACGCGCTCGGGTCGGGCACAATGACTTCCTCCAGGAACGCACGGTGGTGGTCAAACAGCTACCACCGCAGCCCTCGGGGGAAGAGCCCTCATCCCTCGCTGACCCGGAGGCCAACCGGTCTCGGGGTAGCAGGCGAATCTCCTTCGACCGCACCGGGCTCTTCCGCGAGCTTGTGGCTTATCAGTTCACAAACACCCTTGCTGAGGAATCACGACCAGGCCCGTTGCTGCTCGCGTATGACATCCAGGAGCGCCTCCTGATCCTCTCAGACCTTGGTGACGGCCAGAACTTCGCTGAGGTGCTCACCGGACTCTCGGCCAAGGACCGCCGCACCGCACTGCGGAAGCTGGGGCGCTCACTCGGCCGCATGCACGTAGCCACGGCAGGTAAAGAAGAGTCCTATGACACCCTCTTCCGCCGCCAGTGCCAGAAGCATGGCTACGCCTTCGAGGATGTCGTCGGCCAGCAGCCGAAGATTGAGGAAACTATCATCCTCGGACTGGAGCTGATGGAGAGCAACTCAATCAGCATGCACCCGGAGGTCATCCGGTTGGCGAATCTGGCGGCGAGCCGACAGGCGGATGCCACCGCTCGCGCCTTCACCCCGTTCGACCTCATGCCAGACAACATCGTGTTGGCACAGCGGGTGTTCTTCCTCGACTACGAGTGGGCAGGGTTCCGCGATATCGCCTTCGACGTCGCGTGCGTCATGGCCGGTTTTCCGCAGGACCTGTCAACTCCGGCCCTGAGCGACCAGGAGACCGCCGAGTTTCTCGATGCCTGGCGGGCCGAGGTCGTCCACTATTGGCCGGAGTTCCGGGATGACGGCTACTTCAACGAGGTCCTGGTAGCCACTCTGATCGCGTGGGCCTTCTTCTCCCTGGCGCTGTTGTACTACGGCTCCGATAAGGTGAACGACCTCCGCGAATTCGATATCGAGGCCGATGACTTGAAGAAGCTGACCACCGCACAGCTCATCGACCTCGCGACCACCGTGGACGCCATCTTGCGCTTCACCGCAGGGCTAGGCGAGAAACGTTTCGCTCCTGTCACCGAGCTTGCAGAAAATCTCCTAGCGGCGCTGGCCCCACTGGGCGCGCATCCGCAGCGACGTGAGGACTAG
- the hisS gene encoding histidine--tRNA ligase: MTNSGEKKFQPLHAPKGIPDYVPPQSSEFLAVRTAFLDAAHNAGYEHIELPVFEDTSLFARGVGESTDVVSKEMYTFADRGGRSVTLRPEGTAGVMRAVIQHNLDRGQLPAKLAYHGPFFRYERPQAGRFRQLQQVGVEAIGVDDPALDAEVIALADRCFRSIGLDGFRLELTSLGDSTDRPAYRAKLQEFLATLPLDEETQRRAELNPLRVLDDKRPQMQEMLADAPLMKDHLSDSSREHFETVTGLLEDMGVEYTINPRMVRGLDYYTKTCFEFVHDGLGAQSGIGGGGRYDGLMAQLGGQDLSGIGFGLGVDRALLALEAEGKTASTGRRVDVFGIPMGDAAKRHMAALINELRAAGVAADMAYGNRGLKGAMKAANRAHAQLAVVIGDQELEAGTVAVKDLQLGEQHDVAVADLVTHIRRQLA; the protein is encoded by the coding sequence GTGACTAACTCAGGTGAAAAGAAGTTCCAGCCGCTGCACGCCCCGAAGGGTATTCCGGACTACGTGCCACCGCAGTCCAGCGAATTCCTGGCGGTGCGCACCGCGTTTCTCGACGCCGCCCACAACGCCGGTTATGAGCACATCGAGCTGCCCGTGTTCGAGGACACCTCGCTGTTCGCCCGCGGCGTGGGGGAGTCCACCGACGTGGTGAGCAAGGAAATGTATACCTTTGCTGACCGGGGTGGTCGCTCGGTGACGCTGCGCCCGGAGGGCACCGCTGGAGTGATGCGTGCGGTGATCCAGCACAATCTCGATCGTGGGCAGTTGCCAGCCAAGCTGGCGTATCACGGCCCGTTTTTCCGCTACGAACGCCCGCAGGCCGGCCGTTTCCGCCAGCTTCAGCAGGTCGGAGTGGAGGCCATCGGGGTGGACGACCCGGCGCTGGATGCCGAGGTCATCGCCCTGGCAGACCGCTGCTTCCGTTCCATTGGGTTGGACGGCTTCCGTCTCGAGTTGACGAGCCTGGGGGATAGCACCGATCGCCCGGCATACCGCGCGAAGCTCCAGGAGTTCCTGGCAACGCTACCGCTGGATGAGGAGACCCAGCGCCGCGCGGAGCTCAACCCGCTGCGAGTGCTGGACGATAAGCGCCCGCAGATGCAGGAGATGCTGGCGGACGCTCCGTTGATGAAGGATCACCTTTCCGACTCCTCCCGCGAGCACTTCGAGACCGTCACCGGTCTGCTGGAGGACATGGGCGTGGAGTACACGATCAACCCACGCATGGTCCGTGGGCTTGATTACTACACCAAGACCTGTTTCGAGTTCGTCCACGATGGCCTCGGGGCGCAGTCCGGAATCGGCGGCGGTGGTCGCTACGACGGCTTGATGGCCCAGCTTGGTGGCCAGGATCTCTCCGGCATCGGCTTCGGCCTCGGCGTGGACCGGGCGCTGCTGGCCCTCGAAGCAGAGGGCAAGACGGCTTCTACCGGTCGCCGCGTGGACGTGTTTGGGATCCCGATGGGCGATGCCGCGAAGCGCCACATGGCTGCTTTGATCAACGAGCTGCGCGCGGCGGGTGTTGCAGCGGACATGGCCTATGGCAATCGCGGGCTCAAGGGGGCGATGAAGGCTGCCAACCGGGCACATGCTCAGCTCGCCGTCGTCATCGGTGACCAGGAGCTCGAGGCGGGCACCGTGGCGGTGAAGGACCTGCAGCTCGGAGAGCAGCACGACGTCGCGGTGGCAGATCTGGTCACCCACATCCGTCGACAGCTGGCGTAG
- a CDS encoding MBL fold metallo-hydrolase, with protein sequence MKHSENTGAGAATPSFELLGFPAGAFQTNCYVLINTDESAARDAQGHRPATVVDPGHGAHQVIIDAASEHNFYVESIVLTHGHIDHMRDAAEFGVPVHVHEYDRSMLEDPGMYTNVLDFARIFDTENMKVPEDIRNLSDEVSIGGQSFAVHHMPGHSPGSVMFRIPGLILGGDVLFNGGVGRTDLPGSDPADMTLSLKRLAAEFDDDDVVLPGHGPQTTIGQEKKTNPFLHEVG encoded by the coding sequence ATGAAGCACTCCGAGAACACCGGTGCAGGGGCGGCCACCCCCTCCTTTGAGCTGCTGGGCTTCCCGGCGGGCGCCTTCCAGACCAATTGTTACGTGCTGATCAATACGGATGAGTCCGCAGCACGCGACGCCCAGGGGCACAGGCCCGCCACGGTGGTGGACCCGGGGCACGGCGCCCACCAGGTCATCATCGATGCCGCGAGCGAGCACAATTTCTATGTGGAGTCGATCGTGCTAACCCATGGCCACATCGACCACATGCGAGATGCCGCGGAGTTCGGGGTGCCGGTCCACGTCCACGAATATGATCGTTCGATGCTCGAGGATCCGGGGATGTACACCAATGTCCTCGACTTTGCTCGCATCTTCGATACCGAGAACATGAAAGTTCCCGAGGACATCCGGAACCTCAGCGACGAGGTGAGCATCGGCGGCCAGAGCTTCGCCGTGCACCACATGCCGGGGCATTCCCCCGGATCCGTCATGTTCCGCATCCCGGGGCTGATCTTGGGTGGGGACGTCCTCTTCAACGGCGGCGTGGGGCGGACGGACCTGCCTGGTTCGGACCCGGCGGATATGACTCTGTCCCTGAAACGTCTGGCAGCCGAATTCGATGACGACGACGTCGTCCTTCCCGGTCACGGTCCGCAGACAACGATCGGTCAGGAAAAGAAGACCAACCCCTTCCTGCACGAGGTGGGGTAG
- a CDS encoding replication-associated recombination protein A — translation MEDLFSQAAPHQSGAGPAEVEAYFHPGSHAPLAVRMRPRSLAEVVGQDHVLGPGTPLQRLIDGRGDSSVILFGPPGTGKTTIASLISAASGRHFVALSALNSGVKEVRAVIEDARRRLLHGARTVLFIDEVHRFSKTQQDALLAAVENRTVLLVAATTENPSFSVVSPLLSRSLLVQLKSLDEDGIKSVLRRAIADERGLAGQVQIADDALDQLAAVSGGDARRSLTYLEAVAEDVLQQKEAGDEAPTITVADVTRSTNKAVARYDRDGDQHYDVTSAFIKSMRGSDPDAALHYLARMLEGGEDPRFISRRLVIVASEDIGTADPTALQVAVAAHQAVSFIGMPEARITLAHATVHMATAPKSNAAYVGINEAIADIRAGKGAIVPAHLRDGHYSGAKALGNATGYQYPHDDPRGVLRQQYLPDDLVEAVYYRPTTHGHERTIHSRLDTLRGIVRGSGPGK, via the coding sequence GTGGAAGACCTGTTCAGTCAGGCCGCCCCACACCAGTCTGGGGCCGGTCCAGCGGAGGTGGAAGCATACTTCCACCCGGGTTCGCATGCGCCGCTGGCGGTCCGCATGCGGCCGCGAAGCCTGGCTGAGGTGGTGGGGCAGGACCACGTGCTTGGGCCAGGGACCCCGTTGCAGCGGCTCATTGACGGGCGCGGAGACTCCTCCGTTATCCTCTTCGGTCCGCCCGGCACGGGCAAAACCACCATCGCATCTCTGATCTCGGCGGCATCCGGACGCCACTTTGTCGCCCTGTCTGCCCTGAATTCGGGAGTCAAGGAGGTTCGGGCCGTCATCGAGGACGCCCGCCGTCGCCTGCTCCACGGTGCACGCACCGTGCTTTTCATCGACGAGGTGCACCGTTTCTCCAAAACGCAGCAGGACGCTCTGCTCGCCGCCGTGGAGAACCGCACGGTGCTGCTGGTCGCCGCCACGACCGAGAACCCGAGTTTCTCCGTGGTCTCGCCACTGCTGAGCCGCTCGCTGCTTGTCCAGCTGAAGTCGTTGGACGAAGACGGCATTAAATCCGTGCTGCGTCGCGCGATCGCCGATGAGCGAGGCTTGGCCGGCCAGGTGCAGATTGCTGACGACGCCCTGGACCAGCTCGCCGCGGTGTCTGGTGGGGACGCTCGACGCAGCCTGACGTACCTCGAGGCCGTCGCCGAGGACGTCCTCCAGCAGAAGGAGGCTGGCGACGAGGCTCCTACGATCACGGTCGCCGACGTCACTCGCTCCACGAATAAGGCGGTGGCTCGCTATGACCGCGACGGCGACCAGCACTACGACGTCACCAGCGCTTTTATTAAGTCCATGCGTGGCTCTGATCCGGATGCCGCGCTGCATTACCTCGCGCGGATGCTCGAAGGAGGGGAGGACCCCCGGTTCATCTCCAGGCGTTTGGTCATCGTCGCTTCCGAGGACATCGGAACAGCTGACCCTACCGCCCTGCAGGTCGCAGTCGCAGCGCACCAGGCGGTGAGCTTCATCGGCATGCCGGAGGCCCGCATTACGCTGGCCCACGCCACCGTCCACATGGCCACCGCCCCGAAGAGCAACGCCGCCTACGTCGGTATCAACGAGGCCATCGCCGATATCCGGGCAGGCAAGGGGGCGATCGTTCCTGCTCACCTGCGCGACGGACACTACAGCGGCGCGAAGGCCCTCGGAAACGCCACCGGCTACCAGTACCCGCACGATGATCCTCGGGGCGTGTTGCGCCAGCAATACCTGCCGGATGACCTGGTCGAAGCGGTGTACTACCGGCCCACCACCCACGGCCACGAGCGTACGATTCACAGTCGCCTGGACACGCTGCGGGGCATTGTGCGTGGTTCCGGCCCGGGCAAGTAG
- the aspS gene encoding aspartate--tRNA ligase, giving the protein MLRTHLAGELRPGDIDSEVTLTGWVGRRRDHGGVIFIDLRDRSGVAQVVFRESEVAERAHALRSEYCVRVRGRVEARPEGSENPNLPSGAVEVNVSELEVLNESAALPFQIDDPSSAGEVGEETRLKYRYLDLRRASQGDALRLRSKANAAARKVLERHDFTEIETPTLTRSTPEGARDFLVPARLKPGTFYALPQSPQLFKQLLMVAGMERYYQIARCYRDEDFRADRQPEFTQLDVEMSFVDQEDVIALAEEILTEVWSTAGYEVQTPFPRMTYADAMRLYGSDKPDLRFDIQITECTEFFKDTTFRVFQNEYVGAVVMDGGASQPRRQLDAWQEWAKQRGAKGLAYILVGEDGELSGPVAKNITDDERAGIADHVGAKPGDCIFFAAGDTKSSRALLGAARGEIAQKLGLIDDSKWAFTWVVDAPMFEPAADARAEGDVALGNSAWTAVHHAFTSPKPEFLDSFDQDPGSALAYAYDIVCNGNEIGGGSIRIHQRDVQERVFQVMGISQEEAREKFGFLLDAFAFGAPPHGGIAFGWDRIVSLLGGFDSIRDVIAFPKSGGGVDPLTDAPSEITPEQRKESGIDAKPKRAAAAQAGAAKASSK; this is encoded by the coding sequence GTGCTGCGAACCCATCTAGCAGGCGAACTTCGCCCAGGAGACATCGACTCAGAGGTCACCCTCACCGGCTGGGTAGGCCGTCGCCGAGACCACGGTGGCGTGATCTTCATCGACCTGCGCGACCGTTCCGGCGTCGCACAGGTCGTGTTCCGCGAGTCCGAGGTCGCCGAACGTGCCCACGCATTGCGCAGCGAGTACTGCGTCCGCGTCCGCGGTCGCGTGGAGGCCCGTCCGGAGGGCTCCGAGAACCCGAACCTGCCGTCCGGCGCCGTCGAGGTCAACGTCAGCGAGCTCGAGGTACTCAACGAGTCCGCCGCGCTGCCGTTCCAGATCGACGACCCGTCCTCCGCCGGCGAGGTCGGCGAGGAGACCCGCCTGAAGTACCGCTACCTGGATCTGCGCCGCGCCTCCCAGGGCGACGCACTCCGTCTGCGCTCCAAGGCCAACGCTGCGGCCCGTAAGGTTCTCGAGCGCCACGATTTCACGGAGATCGAGACCCCGACGCTGACCCGTTCCACCCCGGAGGGCGCACGTGACTTCCTGGTTCCGGCACGCCTGAAGCCAGGCACCTTCTACGCTCTGCCGCAGTCCCCGCAGCTGTTCAAGCAGCTGCTCATGGTCGCCGGCATGGAGCGGTACTACCAGATCGCTCGCTGCTACCGCGACGAGGACTTCCGCGCCGACCGCCAGCCAGAGTTCACGCAGCTGGACGTCGAGATGAGCTTCGTCGACCAGGAGGACGTCATCGCCCTGGCCGAGGAGATCCTCACCGAGGTGTGGTCGACCGCCGGCTACGAGGTCCAGACCCCGTTCCCGCGCATGACCTACGCCGACGCGATGCGGCTCTATGGCTCCGATAAGCCGGATCTGCGCTTCGACATCCAGATCACCGAGTGCACCGAGTTCTTCAAGGACACGACCTTCCGCGTGTTCCAGAACGAGTACGTCGGTGCTGTCGTCATGGACGGTGGAGCTAGCCAGCCACGCCGCCAGCTCGACGCCTGGCAGGAGTGGGCCAAGCAGCGCGGTGCGAAGGGCCTGGCCTACATCCTGGTGGGCGAGGACGGCGAGCTGTCCGGCCCAGTTGCGAAGAACATCACTGATGATGAGCGCGCTGGCATCGCCGACCACGTTGGTGCGAAGCCGGGCGACTGCATCTTCTTCGCAGCCGGCGACACCAAGTCTTCCCGTGCCCTGCTGGGTGCGGCTCGTGGCGAGATCGCCCAGAAGCTGGGACTCATCGACGACAGCAAGTGGGCCTTCACCTGGGTCGTCGACGCGCCGATGTTCGAGCCTGCAGCCGATGCCCGCGCAGAGGGCGACGTGGCGCTCGGCAACTCCGCATGGACTGCCGTGCACCACGCCTTTACCTCCCCGAAGCCCGAGTTCCTGGACTCCTTCGACCAGGACCCAGGTTCCGCGCTGGCCTACGCCTACGACATCGTCTGCAACGGCAATGAGATCGGCGGCGGTTCCATCCGTATCCACCAGCGGGACGTCCAGGAGCGCGTGTTCCAGGTCATGGGAATCTCCCAGGAGGAGGCCCGGGAGAAGTTCGGCTTCCTGCTCGACGCCTTCGCCTTCGGCGCTCCGCCGCACGGCGGCATCGCGTTCGGTTGGGACCGAATCGTCAGCCTGCTGGGCGGCTTCGACTCCATCCGCGACGTCATCGCCTTCCCGAAGTCTGGCGGCGGTGTCGACCCACTGACGGATGCGCCGAGCGAGATTACCCCGGAGCAGCGTAAGGAATCCGGCATCGACGCGAAGCCGAAGAGGGCCGCAGCGGCGCAGGCCGGTGCAGCCAAGGCCAGCTCCAAGTAG
- a CDS encoding neutral zinc metallopeptidase, with the protein MTFNQNLGDSSGRAQGGGNSGGSNFGGGNRGGGNFLINMLVSQVGARFGLPGIIIAGLVIFFLNSGGGIPGIGGGANNVQGPQTDSDALAHCKTYEDANEHDDCRIQATATVLDDFWGEALPQEANIEYTKPGLFIGSGQLNTACGAADASQSGPFYCPGDETAYFATPFFKQLRQMGGSDGPFAQMYVVAHEFGHHIQHLEGNLGLSDYNNPGEDSNAVKMELQADCYAGLWASQADKGPDAMLDPITQDQVDQAVKTAQSIGDDAIQKSAGRSVNPEKWTHGSSQQRVDAFLRGYQGGTMASCEANFRR; encoded by the coding sequence GTGACCTTCAATCAAAATCTAGGCGACTCCTCCGGCCGCGCCCAAGGTGGCGGCAATTCCGGGGGCTCCAACTTCGGCGGCGGAAACCGTGGCGGCGGCAACTTCCTCATCAACATGTTGGTGAGTCAGGTGGGCGCTCGTTTCGGGCTGCCCGGCATCATCATCGCCGGCTTGGTGATCTTCTTCCTCAACAGCGGCGGCGGAATCCCAGGCATTGGCGGCGGGGCCAACAATGTGCAGGGCCCGCAGACCGACTCGGATGCGCTCGCGCACTGCAAGACGTACGAGGACGCCAACGAGCACGACGACTGCCGCATCCAGGCCACCGCGACGGTTCTGGACGACTTCTGGGGCGAGGCGCTCCCCCAGGAGGCGAATATTGAGTACACCAAGCCGGGGCTCTTCATCGGCTCTGGTCAGTTGAACACCGCCTGCGGGGCGGCTGATGCCTCCCAGTCCGGACCGTTCTACTGCCCGGGCGATGAGACCGCCTACTTCGCGACGCCATTCTTTAAGCAGCTGCGGCAGATGGGTGGCTCCGATGGCCCGTTCGCCCAGATGTATGTTGTCGCCCACGAGTTCGGCCACCACATTCAACACCTCGAGGGCAACCTCGGTCTCTCCGATTACAACAACCCGGGTGAGGACTCCAACGCCGTGAAGATGGAGCTGCAGGCTGACTGCTACGCGGGTCTGTGGGCTAGCCAGGCAGATAAGGGGCCGGACGCCATGCTCGACCCGATCACACAGGACCAGGTGGATCAGGCTGTGAAAACTGCCCAGTCCATCGGCGATGATGCCATTCAGAAGTCTGCCGGTCGCTCGGTCAACCCGGAGAAGTGGACTCACGGCTCCTCCCAGCAGCGCGTGGACGCATTCCTGCGCGGCTACCAGGGCGGAACAATGGCCAGCTGCGAGGCGAACTTCCGCCGCTAA
- the alaS gene encoding alanine--tRNA ligase produces the protein MQTHEIRQRFTDHFVKSGHTEVPSASLILDDPNLLFVNAGMVPFKPYFLGQETPPFGTATSIQKCVRTLDIDEVGITTRHNTFFQMAGNFSFGQYFKEGAIKNAWTLLTNSVDDGGLGLNPDRLWVTVYEDDDEAAQLWHDLVGLPTERIQRLGMEDNYWHMGVPGPCGPCSEIYYDRGPAYGEDGGPAVDDSRFIEIWNLVFMEFERGETKPDGSFDIVGNLPKKNIDTGMGVERLAFLLQGVDNVYETDLLRPVIDTAEKLTGTRYGTQDKDDIRFRVIADHSRTALMLILDGVTPGNEGRGYILRRLIRRIIRSARLLGAQGAVIEQLLGTVREAMTPSYPEIEENWERIRSVGVTEEKAFLKTLESGSQLFEQFLTEARNSGTSVVPGAVAFSLHDTHGFPIDLTREMAEEASLTVDEAGFHELMAEQKARAKADSAAKKHVHADLSVYRAFIDSHPTHFTGYENTADEGKVLGLIVDGQLADRASAGQHAQVILDQTPFYAESGGQMADRGSLRGPGGLAKVVDVQKIAKKVWAHLIEVTEGELAIGELLEARVDQKWRHQARQAHSGTHLIHAALREVLGPTAVQAGSMNKPGYLRFDFSYGDQLTEKQLQQIEEIANSAVDTDYQVNTIETSLEEAKAMGAMALFGENYGKQVRVVEIGGPFSMELCGGIHVDHSSQIGPISVLGESSVGSGVRRIEAYTGMDSFRHLAADRSLVANLAANFKATSEEIPERIDALTAKLKAAEKQVQQLRAQQLAAQVGSIVDSAADVSGVKVLTQNLGEGLGAKELRSVAQDAIARFNSETAVVLFTSQDGEKVPFVAAANPQAVERGLKAGDLVKAFGAEVGGRGGGKPALAQGSGSDASGVDAGLAAVQRLVNEILS, from the coding sequence GTGCAGACGCATGAGATTCGCCAGCGCTTCACCGACCATTTCGTGAAAAGCGGTCACACCGAGGTGCCCAGCGCGTCGTTGATCCTCGACGACCCGAACCTGCTCTTCGTCAACGCGGGCATGGTCCCCTTCAAGCCCTACTTCCTGGGCCAGGAGACCCCGCCGTTCGGTACCGCCACCTCCATCCAGAAGTGCGTGCGAACCCTCGACATCGACGAGGTCGGCATCACCACCCGCCACAACACCTTCTTCCAGATGGCCGGCAATTTCTCCTTCGGCCAGTACTTCAAGGAAGGCGCGATCAAGAACGCGTGGACGCTGCTGACCAATTCCGTCGACGACGGTGGCCTTGGGCTGAACCCGGATCGCCTCTGGGTCACTGTCTACGAGGACGACGACGAGGCCGCGCAGCTGTGGCACGACCTCGTCGGTCTACCAACCGAGCGCATCCAGCGCCTCGGGATGGAGGATAACTACTGGCACATGGGAGTGCCCGGACCGTGTGGGCCGTGCTCCGAGATCTACTACGACCGTGGCCCGGCTTATGGCGAAGACGGTGGCCCGGCAGTGGACGATAGCCGATTTATCGAGATCTGGAACCTCGTGTTCATGGAGTTCGAGCGTGGCGAAACTAAGCCCGACGGCAGCTTCGACATCGTGGGCAACCTGCCGAAGAAGAACATCGATACCGGCATGGGTGTGGAGCGCCTCGCATTCCTGCTGCAGGGGGTGGACAACGTCTACGAGACTGACCTGCTGCGCCCGGTGATCGACACCGCCGAGAAGCTGACCGGCACCCGCTACGGCACGCAGGACAAGGACGATATCCGCTTCCGCGTCATCGCCGACCACAGCCGCACCGCGCTGATGCTCATTCTCGACGGCGTGACCCCAGGCAACGAGGGACGCGGCTATATCTTGCGTCGCCTGATTCGCCGCATCATCCGCTCTGCCCGTCTGCTGGGCGCCCAGGGGGCCGTCATTGAGCAGCTGCTGGGCACGGTCCGTGAGGCGATGACCCCGTCCTACCCGGAGATCGAGGAGAACTGGGAGCGTATCCGCTCCGTGGGAGTGACCGAGGAAAAGGCCTTCCTGAAGACCCTCGAGTCCGGATCCCAGCTCTTCGAGCAGTTCCTCACTGAGGCCCGCAATAGTGGTACCTCGGTTGTTCCGGGTGCAGTGGCTTTCTCGCTGCACGATACCCACGGCTTCCCGATCGACCTGACCCGCGAGATGGCTGAGGAGGCCTCGCTGACGGTCGACGAGGCTGGTTTCCACGAGCTGATGGCCGAGCAGAAGGCCCGCGCCAAGGCTGATAGCGCCGCAAAGAAGCACGTCCACGCGGACTTGAGTGTCTACCGCGCATTCATCGACTCCCACCCGACCCACTTCACCGGCTACGAGAACACGGCGGACGAGGGCAAGGTGTTGGGCCTGATCGTCGACGGCCAGCTCGCCGACCGTGCATCTGCCGGGCAGCACGCCCAGGTCATCCTGGACCAGACCCCGTTCTATGCCGAGTCCGGTGGCCAAATGGCCGACCGCGGTAGCCTCCGCGGCCCAGGAGGCCTGGCGAAGGTCGTGGACGTCCAGAAGATCGCCAAGAAGGTCTGGGCGCACCTGATCGAGGTCACCGAGGGCGAGCTCGCCATCGGCGAGCTTCTTGAGGCGCGCGTCGACCAGAAATGGCGCCACCAGGCCCGCCAGGCGCACTCCGGTACCCACCTGATCCACGCTGCGCTGCGCGAGGTACTGGGTCCAACAGCCGTGCAGGCCGGATCCATGAACAAGCCGGGCTACCTGCGCTTCGACTTCTCCTACGGGGATCAGCTGACCGAGAAGCAGCTGCAGCAGATCGAGGAGATCGCGAACTCTGCGGTCGACACCGACTACCAGGTCAACACCATCGAGACCTCCCTGGAGGAGGCCAAGGCGATGGGAGCGATGGCCCTATTCGGCGAGAACTACGGAAAGCAGGTTCGTGTCGTCGAGATCGGCGGCCCGTTCTCCATGGAGCTGTGCGGCGGTATCCACGTGGACCACTCCTCGCAGATCGGCCCGATTAGCGTGCTCGGTGAGTCCTCGGTGGGCTCTGGGGTGCGCCGCATCGAGGCTTATACCGGTATGGATTCCTTCCGCCACCTCGCCGCTGACCGTTCCCTGGTTGCCAACCTCGCGGCGAACTTTAAGGCCACCAGCGAGGAGATCCCGGAGCGCATTGACGCGCTGACCGCCAAGCTCAAGGCCGCAGAGAAGCAGGTCCAGCAGCTGCGCGCCCAGCAGCTGGCTGCCCAGGTTGGCAGCATTGTGGACAGTGCTGCGGATGTGTCCGGCGTGAAGGTGCTTACCCAGAATCTCGGGGAGGGCCTGGGTGCGAAGGAGCTGCGCTCTGTGGCGCAGGACGCCATCGCCCGTTTCAATTCCGAGACGGCGGTCGTGCTCTTCACGTCTCAGGATGGGGAGAAGGTTCCATTCGTTGCTGCGGCGAACCCACAGGCAGTCGAGCGCGGCCTGAAGGCGGGCGACCTGGTGAAGGCATTCGGCGCCGAGGTTGGTGGCCGCGGTGGCGGTAAGCCAGCCCTGGCGCAGGGCTCCGGTTCCGATGCTTCCGGCGTCGACGCCGGCCTGGCGGCCGTTCAGCGCCTCGTGAACGAGATCCTCAGCTAG